From the genome of Solanum dulcamara chromosome 12, daSolDulc1.2, whole genome shotgun sequence:
TTTGGAACTCAGTTGGGAGTGGAAGAATTAAGTATTCTCTATTGCAGTAATACTTCATATTAACTACTACTATATGCATTTgctattattactgttattgtGGGTAGGATCCATTCATTAGTTAATATATAGAAAGAGATTTGGCAGCCCCGTCAATTATGTCAATGAGAAATGAGAATGTCAAAAGTTATCTACTTTGTAATTATAAAGACTTTCCTGTCACGGCCAAAAGGAAAAAGTCTCCATTTCAAATGATTCTCTTATCCCCACCAAAAAAAGGTGTAGAAAAATGGGCCACatggattattattttttgtttgaattaGCTAAATGGTTCTTTATTGACGCAACAATATGCAATTGTTAGTACACATCTGTGTGCTTCGTTTGCAAACACACGAAATAGGAATTCCTATAAGATCTGTGTGCTTGATGCATACGCTACTGTTAGATCCAGGTCATTTTTTGCTGTTTATGAATTACCAAAATAGGAATTCAAaagtttttctcattttttttgggTTTATATTAGCCTACgaatattttgtaaatatgATTATCTGGTATTTTTTTACTCCTAATTTGGTATAATTACCTAGTGAATATTATTTATAGTTTCTCTAGGATCCATGCTACTTTTTTTAACATTTAGGGATCACAAAATAgaaatttagaaattttttcaatttttcgtgtgtattggtctattaatttattataaatatgaCTGTCCGAAACTTTTTGACTCTTAATTTTGCATAAACATCTATAATTACCTACTGAATGATATTCATAACTTTTATAGGATCCACACCACTTTTTAGCGTAACGTGTAGCCTCGTCATGATTCACGCCATTCTTTTAGCATTTATAAGTCACTCAACatgaattaagcaattttcttagtttttcgtgtgtgttagcctattaattttttggtgaactAACTTTCGgtcttttttttgaaaaaactttaGATTAccctctgtaatgacctgggtaaTAGTACGTGCAGCTTATCAATGATCCACGCTATTTTATTTTAGCCATCAGGGGTCACTCAATAGGAATTTGcgatatttttagtttttcgtATATATTAGACAATTATTTTGTTGATGaactttttttggatttttttttgtaaaaactttacaagaccATCTGTAATGACATGAGGTAATAGTACGTGCAGCCTCACCATGATCCACATCATATATTTAGCATTTCGGGGTCactaaataaaaattaggcgatttttttatgtgttacatcttaaattttttgaagaacTGATTATCGTGTATTTTGTTTtgcaaataaaaatacaaaattctCCGTAATTTTCTGGGGTAATAGTACGTGCATGCTCACCATGATCCACACCTTTTTTAGTATTTAGAAgtcactcaataggaattagacaattttttaggtttttcgtttgtgttagcatatgaatattttggtgaaatgtcTTTCGGACATTCTTTTTGCAAAAACTTTGCAGAACtctccataatgacctggggtAACATTACATGTAACTTCTCTATGTTCCAcgccatttttttttataatttagggtcactcaacaagaattagacaattttctcagtttttcgtatgtgttagcccattaattttaTGAAAACTGACTTTTGGGcattttattttgcaaaaaCTTTACATGACCTTCTGTAATTACCTAGGATAACAATACGTGCAGACTCACTATGATTCAcaccattttttatttatttaatggcCACTTattaggaattagacgattttctcaattttttggtgaactgcTTTCAGacattttttataaaaactttATATGATCATCCGTAATTACCTTGGGTAATAGAACTTGCAACCTCACTATGATCCACGccattttttagcatttaagGCCACTCTActagaattagacgattttcttagttttttgtatgtattggcccatagtttttttttggtgaactggattttgaacattttttttttgaaattttttacaaGACCCTCCGTAATGACCTGAGTTAGCAGTACGCGCAAACTCCCCATGATCTACGTCATATTTTTTAGGATTTAGGGGTCGCTTAAAAGAAATTAGACTATTTTCCAATTTTCATGTGTATTTgccaatgaattttttggtaatCTGACTTTCGAgcattttttttgcaaaaaactTTACAGACCCTCAGTAAGGACCTGGGGTAAGAGTACGTGCAGCCTCAGTATGATCCAcacaatttttaaaaacattcgtgcagcctcggcatgatccacacaatttttaaaaacatttaGGGATCACTCAATTATAATTTGTCCATTTTCTCAATTAtccgtgtatgttagcccataaattttttggtgaactgactttcggacatttttttgtaaattttttacAGGACCATCTGTAATGACCAAGGGTAACAGTATGTGCAACATCTTCATGATCTACACACTTTATTTAGCATTTAAGGGTCACTCAACAAGAATTAAaccattttcttaatttttcgtGTGCATTAACCCATAATAATTTTGGTGTGCTATCTTTCGAGtatttttttgcataaattttacATGAtcctccgtaatgacctggagtaACCGTATGTGCAGGTTCGCCATGATCCACGacatatatttatcatttaggggccactcaacagaaattagataattttctcaatttttcgtgtatgttagcccattaattttttgataaattggtttttcatcatttttttacaAAAGTTTTATAGGACCCTTCATAATGACCTCGGTGATAGTCGTGCAACATCGCCATGATGCACACCATTTTTAAGCATTTGGGGGCAttcaacaggaattaggctatttttcagtttttcgtgtgtgttagttagcctatgaatttttttgttgagatgattttcgtgcatttttttagaatatttttttatagaatCATCCGTAATGAGTGGGGAAACAATACGTGCAGCCTCACCAATATCCACACCATATATTTaccatttaggggtcactcaacaGAGTTAGGccatttctcaatttttcgtctgtgttaacccattaattttttggtgaactgaattTTAAGCATTTTTTTGGCAAAAACTTTGCAGAACCCTTCGTAATTACCTAGGGTAATAGTATGTGCAAACTCTCCATAATCCACGctattttttagcatttaggggccattTTACTGGAATTAGGGGGTTTTCTTagtttttcttatgtgttagcAATTGATTTTTTGATGAACTGAATTTTGAGCTTTATTGTTGCAAAAACTTTATAGGAATCTCTGTAATAACTTGGGGTAATAGTACGTGCAGTCTCCGcctttttttagcatttaatGGTCACTCAaactaaattaggtgattttctcaattatttatgtgtgttagcccataaattttttggtgaactggcttccgggtattttttttgcaaaaactttATGGGACCATCCGTAATGGCCTGGGGTAAGAATATGTGCAATCTCTCAATGATCTAGACTATTTATTTAGCAATTAGGTGTCGCTCTACAAAAATTAGatcattttcttaattttttacgTGAGTTAGCACATGATTTTTTTGGTGTACTAGCTTTCAGGCATTTTTTTGCACGAACTTTAAAGGACTCTCAGTGATTACCTGGGTTAATAGTACGTGCAGTCTCCCATGACTCACGccattttttagcatttagaaaCCTCTCAATAGGTATTAGtcgattttatcaatttttgtgTGTAGTCCATTAATTTTTTAGTGAACtgatttttgatcattttttttacaaaaactttacaagatcctccgtaatgacctggggtaATAGTAGGTGCAGTCTCGCCATTATACACGctatatttttagcatttaggggtcactcaatagaattaagcgattttcttagtttttcgtgtgtgttagaccataattttttttgtgaacTAGATTTTgggcatttttttaaaaaaactttacaGGATCATCCTTAATGATCTGGGGTAACAATATGTGAAACAAACTTTACAGGATCATCCTTAATGATTCGGGGTAACAATACTTGAAGCCTTGCCATGATCCatattttttttagcatttagaggtCACTCAATAGTAATTTCgtgattttctcagttttttatgtgtattagcccatgaattttttggtgaactggcttccgGGTATTGTTTTTGCAAAACTTTACAGGACCCTCCTTAATGATCTAGGATAACAGTATGTGTAGCCTCCCATGATCAACATCATTTTTTTAGCAATTAGTGGTCATTTAACAGGAATTAGGCGTCTttttatgtgttagcccatgaattttttcgTGAATCGACCATCAGGTGTTTTTTTTTGGCAAAATTTTTTCAGGACCCTTAATAATGACCTGGGGTAACAATACGTGCAACCTCGCCATAATCCATGCCTTTTTTTAGCATGTGCATTAGCCTATGCATATATGGCAGAAAtcatcggtggccccctaaagttggcaccaaatTTCACCTAGACACCTCAACTGAcctttgtttattttagacCCCTATTGTCGGATTTcgctgtgtcattttgacacttttttaaCAATCAGCAAAAAAATTAAGGAGAGTGTAGCTCACTTACTCACTGATGACGTGTCAAAGTGACgaataaaatgaagacatgtatcatatatatcaaaaataattatttaaaaaatattgtgaGTTATAAGAAcctattttaaaactatttaattaattacttcaaaaaaattacatttcaataattaaaaaaaataaaattgcatCAACCACTTCCTATTTCTTCTCCGCATCTCCTTCTACCTAACCATCATTAAGGGAGTCACCGTCATTCCCCACTGCAACACCCCCCCCCCTCCATATCCATCTTCGTCTTTGTTGAACTGCCTTCACATCTCTCCTCCGTACCTTTTTTCTTCTCCACACACAGCTCTTTCTcatcttctttttcaaattaatgtTGGCATATATATGGAGAAAAATGTTGTTGAAGGTGGTTAGATAGAGTTTGAAATtgtgaagaaaagagaagagaaaatggACAGATCTGAAAAGATtgcaaagaaaaaaaacaaattcgaaagaaaaaaatacaaatttaaagTAGAATGAGAAAAAGatgtaaagaagaagaaagatggtaaaTTCATTTTTTGATAATGTCAAAGCCTCCATTTTATCCAAttttttagataaaaatatcaatttttttattctaataattttgtcaattttttatgTTAAAGATTTATACtctttatgaaatgaatttTTCTTGTTAAGGTGGGTTGTTTGGGTAATGAAATTTGGTGTTTCTAAgtgatgatgatttttttttctgtgtttcttttgttttggtTGTTGATAATGGAGAGGTTGTCGAATTTTGTGGTAAAAAATGGTGCAAAGAATTTTTCGGTGGTGTGGTGATGGAGCTGATCGATTTTTATTtggaaaaattaaaaagatgggaatgtattttaaatattttcatttttcttttagttaaatgaaaaaaaataagaaaaatagtaaaatttacatttttcaCGCGTTCAAAGTGAGTGCAACACACACAAGGTGCCAAGTCAataaaaagtatcaaaatgacaTAGCGAAACCCGACAATAGGTGTCTAGAATGAACAAAGGtcagttgaggtgtctaagtgaaattTGATGTCAACTTTAGGGGGACACCGATGGCTTCTGCCATGCATATATTGTAAATATGATAGTCTGGAACTTTTTGACCCCATATTTTGTAGATCATCCGTAATTACCTAGAAAATGATAGTCATAGCTTCTATACGATCCACGCAacttttttagcatttaggaatCACGAAACAAGAATTCATAATTTTTCTCAGTTTTGtaaatatgatcatttgaaactttttgactccaaattttATAGAACCATTGTAATTACCTAGTGAATGCACGAAAGTTTAAGAATAATTGTAAATCTATAGCTACCTAAGGAAACTCCGATCAGATCAGCCCCTAGTTAATTGCAAATAGGAGACTTATTCACTAATCAAACTACAAGATTTCCCAACAGTGGCTTTTAGCTGAAGCAGCCTACGTCAATTGCAAGTGTTTTTAACACCAATTTTTTTAGATAACTGGTGTCTGAAACAACTTACCGCATCTCCACTAATTCCACGGGATTTTTGACACCTTTTTTTTCTTGAGACAATCAAGCTATTACTGATCAAGAACTATCTAGCAAACACTTTTTCCTAATATATCAAgcagaaaaaaaatacatagaTTACTCAATCAAGCCCAACAAATATGACTGTTATGTTTAATTCAAAAGATGCCTTATGTAGACTTCAAAAGAGAGGAGAGCATCTTCTTCTATAAGttttcaaaagatttttttgGCATTATACTGAATGATAGTGACAAGATGTTAATGTAGGACAAAATTTGAGTTGGCAACACCAAACAATGTTGAACAGAACTTTAGGATTAATCCCAATCCAAATTATATGTAAACTGAAGATATACAGCTAGCATCACATGGCCATTGAGAAATTACTTTGGAAATTATATAAGAGGAAAGAACAAGAAATACTATTAGTCCCCACCACCATTATATCAGCTAAGACCACTAACAATGAATTTGCTCAGATCAGTACAACAAATCTATGTTCCTCAAACCCTCCAAAAATACTGCCACACTCGTGTCGGAGGATCCAACATGCAACTGTTGCCattttttgaagagtccgaacAACATAGCAACAAATAAGAGGAACAAAGTAATAGCAATAAGGAAGTGCACAATGGAAAATATGTGTTAAGAGGCAAagaaataaaagttatatatgaTACAAGCAAATGTAATGTAGGAGCAAAATCAATGTTACTTATTTAGAGGATTGATTcacatattattttattgctGAGAGTCATTCAATAGAGTGAATCTAAGCAGGGTAAATCTGTTAATGTGAGGATGAACTTCCAGAGTAAAGAACAGGAAGAAAAAGGAGTGGGGATTTTGAAAAAACACGAACAACGGGAAAAGCAAGAGGCAGTGAGGTTTTCTTACGGAAATAGACGAAAGGAGCTAATACCATATAAGAAAAAAAGTCTTGGCCTATTGTAAGCCATTCAAACTAGACGTTTACAAGGCTCGTGCACATGATGAGGTTACTACTACTACTTCAAGTGAGAAAATTGACAGATTTTTAGAAGGGGATAAACTCATTCTCCCCAAACCAGCAGAGAAACACCCTCAGCATGGTAAATGAAAATGGAAAGGACAGTTACCGAGACCAAGAAAGAACTTCAAAAAGTTGGAAGGTTATTGACCTATTTGCAATTTgcatataattataattaaactaGATTTTAGTTGTCTTGAAAGACTGAACAGATATTATAGTAAATAaagaattataaatataaactGAAGATCAGCCAACGCCACACATGGCCAGTGAGGAAAcacttcatttttttatttttaaaaagaaaagaaatcacACACAGATAATGAATTTCCTCAGATCAGTATAACAAATAGCAGGAACAGAGTAATAGCAATAACACTCAACTCTGCATCCAATCCTAGTTAATCAAGTAGTATAAATTTTTCGTGTTCCAATCCTTATTTATCCCGGATGAGTACCTACGCCACTTGTGGGACtatactggatatgttgttgttgtagtagtcATTCAATAAAATTAATCTTACTAGAGTAAAACTCTTATTGTGAGGGTGAACTTCCATCTCATTTCCAGAgtaaagaacaagaagaaaaaggagtGAAGATTTGGACAAACACGAACAACGGGAAAAACAATAGCCAGTGAAGTTTTCTACACAGAAGGAAAAACAGATGGAAGCTAATACAATATACGAAAAAGTCGTTCGACATTTAGTAAACCATTAAAAACAGACTTCACAAGGCTCGTGCACTTGACGAGTTTACTACTACTTCAAGCAAGAAAAGTGAGGACAGAGATTCTTAGCATGTTTCTGCTTATTTTGGCATTTCAGAGGTGGGGAAATAAAATCATTCTCCCCAAACCAACAGTGACAAATACCTCAGTATCTCAGCGtggcaaataaaaatgtaagGGACAATTAAACAAGTCAAACTCGTTACAACGTAATTACAATAGTAGAATTCATCTAACTGAACAGTTTCAGGACTGACACTAAGCATCAAATCCAAATTCTTATAAAAGGGGATTCACAGTTCCATTAAGAGTTGAAGACCATATCAACAACTCCATATAGATATTAACACTAAAACACCACTAATCCAATAAAAGGTACTAAAACAAAGCGCAAATGTTATTCAACTTAAACTCTAGAATACATAGAAGTCAAATTGACAGGATTTATAGAAGGCTAAAAATCAGCAGTTACCCTGATATCAATCTTCCCCTGTTGGAAACAGAGTAAGGACCTTCCTCCCATTGACGGCAGTGGCTGAATCCACATCCTCCGCATAAGATGACACCACAGGACTACCATTATGCACTGATGTCCCCATCCTCTGAACCTGCTGCTGTGATTGCCTAGACAGAAAAGGATGCTCAAAATGTCCATTCACCGGTGACCCAAATTGTCGATACTGCTGTTGAACTTGTGGATGGTGTCCAACAACCACTCCCATATGATGGTGATGCTGCATCGGTGTCACTGGCACAAACGGCATGAAATGGTCAGAATTACCTCTCCCCGGATGCAGAAAATGTGCTGGAACAGGTGAACTAGCAAACAAATTGTCCATTGCTGGATCAACACCTGCCCCTGATAAAGACTGAGCATTACTCCCACCACTTCCACTGTTAGAAAGACCTTGCATACGTTTCAAATAAAGCCTATACTTTTGCAAATGACTAGCAACATTTTCGCGTGTTAATCCATCGACACTCATTAGTTGCATTATAGTCTTGGGGACAGCATTCTTGATCCCCAAATGAGCAACTGCATCCACAAACCTCTTATGTAGCTGCGGTGTCCATACAAGACGTGGCCTTTTCAATGTCCTAGCTGGTTCATCTCCACCTCCTGCCCCATTCAGTTCAGCAGACTCAAATTCAGCTGATGAATTAGGCTGAGAAGATTGAACATGTGGAGTCTGTTGTTGTTTGCTTTGAGGATTTGGGCTTGTGGGGTTTGGAATATCGAAAGCTATGGCAAGATCCGGAGTAATAAGGGTTTGAGACAAAGGCATTAACTCTTCTGGTTTAGGCAATTCTTCTTCCCATTTAGCAAACCAGTTTGAATCTTCTTCCCTCATCTTCCTTATTGGGGGTAGGGAAAGGAGATTACAACCCGAAGAATCGAACCCTCACCAACAAGCTACCAGGATTCCTCAATCCACATCTTCCTTATCCTTCTTGAAAACCCAAAATCTTGGATTTTCCACCAAGATCTCACCTTTATGACTACAACTCCAAGTTACTTGATGGATTACTACTTAGAAGTACTCAAACTAAACTTGAACAGTAACCATCATCAAAAGAgggaagaaaaacaaaaagataaaaagatTTCTCCTTTTATGGGAACTTAAAGATTGACAaaagaatctaaaaaaaaaaaccagGTGAGAAACAGATATGGGGTTGTAATAAGACAAGTGTACAAATTGAAAGCTGAGATTTTTTTTCGAGATGGGTGTTTGTCTTTATCACCCTACTCCTCTTAGTGAAGAATCTTGATTTCTCTGTATTGAAGGAAAGAGGGAGAAAATGAGGTTTACTTTggaatttccttttttttgctGTTGTGGGAATTTTATGGCTAGTGGGGAATGAGGAAGAGTTTTGTGGAGGGGTGTTCGAGGTGGATCTTGTTTCTTTTCAGCTTTTTATTTGGGGGAAAAAGGCACAAAAACATACCACAATTATGGTGAAATTATTAGTTACATATCTTTAGTCCTATAATCTTTCAACTATTTTGAACTGAAATAAATATCATGTTAAAATTGGACCTTGGCATAGAATttcatgttaaaagaaaaatattaaataaattatttcactcTAAATGTTAGGGATTTAATAATTTCACTTTTAGATAATTGAGAAGTAGGGGTAATAGTAGCAAGGAAATTGTGTGCAGCTGAtaattgtgataaaattgaGGTGTGATTTTACTACTTTTGTCTTTATATTATGTTACTGTTAAAAGATGCTTTTCTTAAGATTTTTTATGGAGTTTTATTAGGAGCCATGTGGATGTGAAGCTTAGTGGGGTCATAGGGTAGCTAGTAGGGGGAGTATGTGAtggaaaattataaattatacaCTCACAATAGTGTTTAAACCAAACTTAAGATAACATGATTTGTGTTAATCACTTAGTTATGATAAGTTAATTAACATTAATACTATTTAGTTAAGTActaattttaatgttttttaAGTTATCATTTAATCTGATTACAACTTTATAATGCTTGTAACACCAATGAAATTGATGAGGTGGCTATGGAAAGGTGCATTTACAGCTCTAAGTCAAAGGTCACAAAGATtctcttttagaaaaaaaaaatatttggtaCATTGTCACAGAAACATTAGATGAGGTTGTACAGATATTATGATTGGATAcaggaaataaaaaattatgaaatggaAAGAGAGAAACACTTTcccaaatataaattaatattactTCTTCCGTTCATCTTTATTTgttcattatattattttaaaatatctaataatagttattcaatttataaaatcaatgaataatttattatgatatgtttattttatttttactattaaatactatttatttttttaatatttagataACTTGTTTTTTTTAATGGACAACTATTGTTGgagaaagaaagtaaagaaaaaggagagagagagaacaAGATGAAGTCCAATGAAAGAAAAGGAAAGTGGAAACGTGACCCCATTTGAAGTATTTATGTAGTAATAATATGCTCTATTGCATATTGAGTGTGCTATAATTTCTATAGAAAGATAATCTATCgtagtttatataaaaaaaacactAGCAAAGTTATATTGGACTGTCCACTAATGAAAACATGaccaatcaacaatatattAAGCGTAATTTCACAAAGTGGAATTTAAAAAGGAGATTATATGCATATCTTACCTCTACGATCTGGTCTCAAAGGTAGACATGTTGTTCTAATAGACCCTCCgctcaaaaaaaaaagtccaAAGCAATCCAGCAAAAGAAGTAATGAAAGTACAAGAAAAAACAGCATCAAAAATCAACAATTGCTAATATGTGATTTGGCATACATATAAAGTATATCAAAGATTGTATTCAATCATAAAGTTGATGCATACCTACTATAATTCTATATAGCTTACAAGTAATGTTTATGCATAATGCACAAAATACCATGTACTTTAACACATCATCTATAGTGCAGTCTTCTGTTTTTCAGGAGGAAACACCAGAAGTATCCATAGTGGAGCTTCCTTGTTATCTTCTTAACACCACCATCGTAACAAACATTTCATCTGTATCGAGGCCTTGATTGAAAACAATTCGTCAAAGGATCAGAATAAGAAAGTCACAGTTGGTGAAACATTACTCAACTGAATAGCTGTTACTCAGCTCATTGATGGCATCAAATAGTTGACAACAATCAATAGAAACACTTGTTCTGGCCCTGCTGATGAAAGCTTCCACGAGCAAAAGTTCACGCTCTCATTATATGGAATCGACTTTCCCTTTAtgcatctaaatcatgagttTGTGGAGATCAACTGCATGTATGTTTTTGCAGTAGATTTCTGGAATTAATATGGGCGATGTGAAAATTATGGCAACAACGTCTATCTGTGCAAAGAAGACTCGAATATTGAACCTGATGGCAGTAATCAAACAAACACCACAGTTGATCAAACTTGTGCTTCAAGGGTGAAAAGTTTATGTTCATGATTACTTCTGTAAAAAGACACATAAATCTCCTAGACAAGAAACTCATACTATGAGACATCACTAAGAAAGCAGTATGGGCAAATTAGTAAAGTTTAAAACAGCCCTTGATTCGAAGAATGATTTCATGAAGATAAAAGTCTTCTGCTTCTATTTGTGCTACCTATACGCAGTGATTTTGTATGATAAGAATGTTACTGAACTATAATGTTTACATACCATACTTTTAACATCTTAAAGCCTATCCgttaaaatatctttttatcAATATCTGTATCCTGGATTTAAGATTAGAAAACACTCATTGTGACATCAAAATGTCCCCAACATTCCAGGAAAGCTATACAACATTGACGACAAACAAAAAGGAGAGTCTAGTAGTCTGCTGATTGAAGCACCTTTCAACAAACTAGCTTTTGGAAATCAATCTCTCGCACCTAATAGTTAGATGACAAATAGGACATTAATAGATTGAGTGAAGATTTTGTATCTAAAATCAATAGTGTAAATCAGGTCATTTTCATCCTAGGATTTTGCGTCACTAATTCATGCTTGAATCAGATAGTTTTCAACACTTCCAAAATTTGAAGCAGTTTTTGTCAAAAAACATTTCCCGTTTCACAGATTTGAGAAGTACATGTTACAGTGTGTATAAGATACATCTATTCCTGATTTAATAGGATTTGTTCATAATATTTGgactct
Proteins encoded in this window:
- the LOC129877362 gene encoding transcription factor MYBC1-like, with protein sequence MREEDSNWFAKWEEELPKPEELMPLSQTLITPDLAIAFDIPNPTSPNPQSKQQQTPHVQSSQPNSSAEFESAELNGAGGGDEPARTLKRPRLVWTPQLHKRFVDAVAHLGIKNAVPKTIMQLMSVDGLTRENVASHLQKYRLYLKRMQGLSNSGSGGSNAQSLSGAGVDPAMDNLFASSPVPAHFLHPGRGNSDHFMPFVPVTPMQHHHHMGVVVGHHPQVQQQYRQFGSPVNGHFEHPFLSRQSQQQVQRMGTSVHNGSPVVSSYAEDVDSATAVNGRKVLTLFPTGED